In the Enterococcus rotai genome, GCCATTCCCTGAATTTGTACAGATAAAAATAAATTGTACGCCAATATGCTTAATAACAATCCCAATCCATAAAAAAGCAGATTTCCTCTTACAAAGTTCTTTTTAAACGTGTTCCAGCCATCCTTCAACGTGATTTCTTTATAATTGAATTCGTGACTGACAAATAATTCGTTGACTGTTTTCAAGGCTGGACCTACGCCTGCGACAATCAAACCGCAACAGCTGAACAGCCAAAAGAATAGATTCAATTTTACGATGACCCAAACTTTAATGAATAACGTTTCTAACGCTTTTCCAACCATCTAACTCTTCCTTTCTCTCTCTAATTAGTATAATAAATAACTATGGCTGATATGCCAAATAAAAAAACTGCTGCTTATAATATAACTACGCAGTTTAGTCAGAATATTATTTTTTTATAAAAGAACCAAGCAAAAACGATGTAGTATCGATTCACTTGGTTCCAAGGTCTATATCTGATTTATTTTTTCAAAAATTCATCGTATTGTTTTTGCATTTCAGTCAAGACTTTGTCATAACCAGCATTATCAAGTGCTTCTTTTAATTTAGGAACTGTCTCTTCTGGATCCACTGTTCCTGTGTTTAAACCATCTAAATATTGACTCATAACGTTGGCGATATTACTCATTTCTGTTTTCACATTCGACGTTACAAAGTTAAAACCTAAGATTGGAGATGTTTCTGCTTTAGCGATTGATTCATCACGCTCTTTGATCATTTCATCAGTAATCGTATCTTGCGTGTATAAGATTTTGTTATTTCCAGTATTCCATGCAGGTAAGTGCGTATTTGGTTTGTAGCCATCTAGCAACTTGATTTTCCCATCTTTATTAGGGATTTTTTCCCAAGCTTCGCCTTCGATTCCCCAAACTAACCCATTCAGTAATTCTGGATCACTATTGATTTGGCCTAGCACTTCCACAGCTTTTTCTTTGTTTTTAGATGTGTTTGATACAACAAAGTTAGCCATTCTTGCTTGATCACTTGATTTTAATGGTGTCGTAAATGCTTTAGATACTAATTCTTGACCAGCAGCATTACTTAAAATCGTATCACCATAATCGTAAGGACCTTGTGTTTCTTGACGAATGAACCATGTATTTCCTTCTAATGGAAACTCCGTATTACTTGTTGCCGCATCGGATGGAATATACCCTGCTTGATACCATTTATGCATTGTTTTCAGTACATCCATAAAGTCTTTGTTTTCGTATTGGTTGATAATCTTTTTAGTATCGCCATTTAGATCGACAGCAAATGGATAGTCATTTCCAATTGGGAAATCAAAGTCCCCTTGCGCTTTAAACCCTTGACCAATCGCAAATGCTGCGATGTTCGGTTCTTTTTCATGGAATGTTTTTAACACACTTTCCGCATCTTTATAGGTTTTGATATCATCGATCGATAAATTATATTTATCTAAATATTGCTTGTTAAACGTCAACACTTGTTGCGAATAGACATTGCCATTGACTGGAAAGGCATATAGTTTACCGTCTACTAAATTCCCTTTGATATAGGCTTCGTCTAATTGATCATAGGCATCTTTCGCAAACTTAGGTGCTAGTTCAGTTAAATCCGCAAAGGCTCCTTTTTGTGCATTTGGTACATAACTATCTGCAAATGCAATATCATAATTTTCACCTGATGATACAATAACACTCATCTTTTTCTTGTAATCGCCCCACCCAATATACTGAATATTTAGTTTAGCGCCTGTTTTCTCTTCAATTCTCTTATTGGCAACTTCCATCAATGCATCATAATTATCTGGTTTATCTCCGATTTGATACATCAATAACGTATTTTCATCCGCTTTTTTGCTGCTCCCGTCAGTTTTTTCTTTACTACCTCCGCCACATGCTGTCAACGCCCCTAAAAGAACAACTGCTGTACTTAAACCGACTACTTTTTTCCACGTCTTCATTTTCTGTTCATCTCCATTTTCTATATATTATTCCTTAACTCCGCCAATCGTTAACCCTTTAACAAAATATTTTTGGAAAAACGGATAGCTGATCGCAATCGGTAAGGTTGAAATAACCACGATTGCCATTCGCGCAGATTCTCCTGGTATTGCTGCCATCCCACCAGACAATTGACTGCTGGCGCCAGCATTTTGTGTCAGATATTGAATATTATTTTGAATCTTCATCAATAAATATTGCAATGGAACTAAACTATCTTTTTGAATGTAT is a window encoding:
- a CDS encoding ABC transporter substrate-binding protein produces the protein MKTWKKVVGLSTAVVLLGALTACGGGSKEKTDGSSKKADENTLLMYQIGDKPDNYDALMEVANKRIEEKTGAKLNIQYIGWGDYKKKMSVIVSSGENYDIAFADSYVPNAQKGAFADLTELAPKFAKDAYDQLDEAYIKGNLVDGKLYAFPVNGNVYSQQVLTFNKQYLDKYNLSIDDIKTYKDAESVLKTFHEKEPNIAAFAIGQGFKAQGDFDFPIGNDYPFAVDLNGDTKKIINQYENKDFMDVLKTMHKWYQAGYIPSDAATSNTEFPLEGNTWFIRQETQGPYDYGDTILSNAAGQELVSKAFTTPLKSSDQARMANFVVSNTSKNKEKAVEVLGQINSDPELLNGLVWGIEGEAWEKIPNKDGKIKLLDGYKPNTHLPAWNTGNNKILYTQDTITDEMIKERDESIAKAETSPILGFNFVTSNVKTEMSNIANVMSQYLDGLNTGTVDPEETVPKLKEALDNAGYDKVLTEMQKQYDEFLKK